A single window of Gemmatimonadaceae bacterium DNA harbors:
- a CDS encoding RagB/SusD family nutrient uptake outer membrane protein, which yields MTNLRRTGVMLTVALTTGCNLDLQNPNSPTQEQVTTSVDGVIALATGLQGRFASSYFNYAYMAGLVTDEFAATSASLISISDAEQGAVPSGTGVAENVFNSIYRTVRTADDLLAGSVALASQIDPGTRSGLRALAFTLKAEALGEALQSYQKIPIRTFGVTAPTYVARAEALPYVRALLDSAAQEITATPPSGFFNTNILTPGVNLTNVLNLFRARYARMANDHATALAAVNQVARTGPAAFSLLAFPAPAVNPYANVTGGTNGIAPRRQWRLSMSPQDQRFGYFVIPSTTATGRVGALIDPWNRYANAQAPLPVYFPDEALLIKAEALANQSQLAAAQAALDSVRTDCTGGRGLDDPKACLTPLAGSLTQAELLTEIYVQRRYELLGTGLRWEDARRRSAIRGPTAAPGVPSDGQRCWLPYALGDRNANPNATFAAFPDPTEPSTFPSGCAL from the coding sequence ATGACCAATCTCCGCCGCACGGGCGTGATGCTCACGGTTGCCCTCACGACCGGGTGCAACCTCGACCTCCAGAACCCCAACTCTCCGACGCAGGAACAGGTCACCACGAGCGTGGACGGCGTGATCGCCCTCGCGACCGGGCTGCAGGGGCGCTTTGCCAGCTCGTATTTCAACTACGCCTACATGGCGGGACTCGTGACCGACGAGTTCGCGGCCACGAGCGCGTCGCTCATCTCCATCAGCGACGCCGAACAGGGCGCGGTGCCCTCAGGCACGGGCGTTGCCGAGAACGTGTTCAATTCGATCTATCGCACCGTGCGCACGGCCGACGATCTGCTGGCCGGCTCAGTCGCGCTTGCTTCACAGATCGACCCAGGCACGCGCAGCGGCCTGCGCGCGCTGGCGTTCACGCTCAAGGCCGAGGCCCTCGGTGAAGCGCTGCAGTCGTACCAGAAGATTCCGATCCGCACGTTTGGCGTGACGGCGCCGACCTACGTCGCGCGGGCAGAGGCCCTGCCGTACGTGCGCGCCCTGCTCGACTCGGCGGCCCAGGAGATCACCGCCACGCCGCCCAGTGGCTTCTTCAACACGAACATTCTGACACCGGGCGTGAACCTGACGAACGTACTGAACCTGTTCCGTGCACGGTACGCGCGCATGGCGAACGACCATGCGACGGCCCTGGCGGCGGTCAACCAGGTCGCCCGGACGGGTCCGGCCGCGTTCTCCCTGCTCGCGTTCCCGGCGCCGGCGGTCAATCCCTACGCCAACGTCACGGGCGGCACCAACGGCATCGCACCACGGCGGCAATGGCGTCTGTCGATGTCGCCGCAGGATCAGCGCTTCGGCTACTTCGTAATTCCTTCCACGACGGCGACCGGTCGCGTCGGCGCCCTCATCGATCCGTGGAATCGTTATGCAAACGCGCAAGCGCCGCTGCCGGTCTACTTTCCCGACGAAGCGCTGTTGATCAAGGCCGAAGCCCTGGCGAATCAGTCGCAGCTTGCTGCCGCGCAGGCCGCGCTCGACTCGGTGCGTACCGACTGCACCGGTGGGCGCGGGCTCGATGATCCCAAGGCCTGCCTGACGCCGTTGGCGGGAAGCCTGACGCAGGCCGAGTTGCTGACCGAGATCTACGTGCAGCGCCGCTACGAGCTGCTGGGCACCGGGCTGCGGTGGGAGGACGCGCGCCGCCGCAGCGCGATTCGCGGGCCGACCGCGGCGCCCGGCGTTCCGTCCGACGGACAGCGCTGCTGGCTGCCGTACGCGCTGGGTGATCGCAACGCCAATCCCAACGCCACGTTTGCCGCCTTTCCGGACCCCACCGAACCGTCGACCTTCCCGTCGGGGTGTGCCCTCTGA
- a CDS encoding DUF4397 domain-containing protein — MTQHRMRLLALAAAVTLSGAACGTTDAAAPLAPSGPQGRVRLVNLINDPARLPVNAILERVPFGVNLGYTQTTPFTLAAPNNAPYAAVLAGARSIVLKRTADTSVVVGTLAFTVNADQDKTIYAVGGVGGSAVTALETVDDNQTPGAGQVRVRFVNLSPTAGAVDVFITAAGADLAAATPAFTGVANRAASTYASVAAGTYMVRTVPTGTAAAARNGAVNITLAAAAYPALAARTFVAAENTTGGAPLRLFGLTDR; from the coding sequence ATGACGCAACATCGAATGCGGTTGCTCGCCCTTGCCGCCGCCGTGACACTGTCGGGCGCCGCATGCGGCACGACCGACGCTGCCGCGCCGCTTGCCCCGTCGGGACCGCAGGGACGCGTGCGCCTGGTGAACCTGATCAACGACCCGGCTCGCCTGCCGGTGAACGCGATCCTCGAACGTGTCCCGTTTGGCGTCAACCTCGGGTACACGCAGACCACACCGTTCACGCTCGCCGCGCCCAACAACGCGCCGTACGCGGCCGTGCTGGCTGGCGCGCGCAGCATCGTGCTCAAGCGGACGGCGGACACCAGCGTGGTGGTGGGTACGCTCGCGTTCACCGTGAACGCGGACCAGGACAAGACCATCTACGCCGTGGGTGGTGTGGGTGGATCGGCTGTGACCGCGCTGGAGACCGTGGATGACAACCAGACCCCGGGTGCCGGGCAGGTGCGCGTGCGGTTCGTGAACCTGAGCCCAACGGCTGGCGCGGTGGATGTGTTCATCACGGCGGCGGGGGCCGATCTCGCCGCAGCCACGCCCGCGTTTACCGGGGTGGCCAACCGGGCCGCGTCGACCTACGCGTCCGTAGCAGCTGGCACGTACATGGTTCGCACGGTGCCGACCGGTACGGCGGCGGCGGCCCGGAACGGTGCGGTCAACATCACGCTCGCCGCGGCGGCATATCCGGCGCTCGCGGCGCGCACGTTCGTCGCGGCGGAGAACACCACGGGCGGAGCGCCGCTCCGTCTGTTCGGGTTGACGGATCGCTGA
- a CDS encoding Uma2 family endonuclease yields the protein MAETIRHIDRMTAAALMTAEELLALNLPDKRTELVRGRLIVREPAGYQHGDVAMRIGAALFEHCRGRQLGRVFAAETGFTLFRNPDTVRAPDAAFIRTERLLAPSTRGFPELAPDLAVEVLSPDDRPGEVLEKAADWLKAGCAMVWVIDPIRQRARVYRADGSQAELARDEALDGEALLPGFTCRLDSLFD from the coding sequence ATGGCCGAGACCATCCGGCATATTGACCGCATGACGGCTGCGGCGCTGATGACTGCCGAGGAGCTGCTGGCGCTCAACCTGCCGGACAAGCGCACGGAGCTGGTGCGCGGCCGGTTGATCGTGCGCGAGCCGGCGGGCTACCAGCACGGCGATGTGGCCATGCGTATCGGCGCAGCGCTCTTCGAACATTGCCGTGGGCGGCAGCTTGGGCGCGTGTTCGCCGCGGAGACGGGTTTTACGCTGTTCCGCAACCCCGACACCGTTCGCGCGCCGGATGCGGCATTCATTCGAACGGAGCGCCTGTTGGCACCGTCGACTCGTGGTTTTCCGGAGCTCGCGCCGGATCTCGCGGTTGAGGTGCTCTCGCCAGACGACCGGCCCGGCGAGGTGCTGGAGAAGGCGGCGGATTGGCTGAAAGCGGGATGTGCGATGGTCTGGGTGATCGATCCGATCCGGCAGCGTGCTCGCGTGTATCGGGCGGACGGCTCGCAGGCAGAACTCGCGCGCGACGAGGCGCTCGACGGCGAGGCGCTGCTGCCGGGGTTCACCTGTCGGCTCGATTCGCTCTTCGACTGA
- a CDS encoding MBL fold metallo-hydrolase, which yields MSAPTIVNVGFRSTNFWVVSVGTSRLLVDLGWPGMFTSLQANLDRMGVPLREIRYGLATHYHIDHAGAAQDLKQRGMRLIVTPEQQAHIPLMRQWIKPGEPYTEITTHDNTQVPLDQSRAFLRDIGIDGEIVHTPGHSDDSVTLVLDTGAAFTGDLTMEAMVGAEDPSVIARSWQALRDRGVTTIYGGHGPIHPIPPPLDRG from the coding sequence ATGAGCGCACCCACCATCGTCAACGTCGGTTTCCGCTCCACCAACTTCTGGGTCGTGAGCGTTGGCACCTCACGTCTTCTTGTCGACCTCGGCTGGCCGGGAATGTTCACGTCGCTCCAGGCGAACCTCGACCGCATGGGCGTTCCCCTCAGGGAGATTCGCTACGGCCTCGCCACGCACTACCACATCGACCACGCCGGCGCGGCCCAGGATCTCAAGCAGCGCGGCATGCGGCTCATCGTGACGCCCGAACAACAGGCCCACATTCCGCTCATGAGGCAGTGGATCAAGCCGGGTGAGCCCTACACCGAGATCACCACCCACGACAACACGCAGGTGCCGCTCGACCAGAGCCGCGCGTTCCTGCGCGACATCGGTATCGACGGCGAGATCGTGCACACACCCGGCCACTCCGACGATTCGGTAACGCTCGTGCTCGACACCGGCGCCGCGTTCACCGGCGACCTCACCATGGAAGCCATGGTGGGCGCCGAAGACCCGAGCGTCATCGCCCGCAGCTGGCAGGCATTGCGCGATCGCGGTGTCACCACGATCTACGGCGGACACGGGCCGATTCATCCGATCCCGCCACCGCTCGATCGCGGCTGA